A region of Salinibacter sp. 10B DNA encodes the following proteins:
- a CDS encoding amino acid permease, with protein sequence MPDSASGSGSSSNGSSAPDSDSPEAASPASEHTAELDESLQPEDAPISGRKQFGTFGGVFTPTLLTILGVIMYLREGWIIGNAGLIGGLLIITLGFSITLCTALAMSSITTNIRIGAGGAYAVIAQSLGLEVGGSVGIPRYLSQALAVTMYIFGFREGWLYLFPGHPALLVDAATFAVLYGIAYVSADFAIRVQYLIMGVIVASLISIGTAAATGSMQYGLGEIQLWGDFVGSPENDFGGSSFWIVFAVFFPATTGIMAGANMSGDLKDPKRSIPIGTLAAIGVSFVIYVLLAIWLARSATPQELTSNYTVMMDKAYWPTAVLAGLLGATFSSALASMVGAGRILQAMGAHQVVPGSDWLAELSENGEPRHSMMVTGALIFGSLLVRDLNAIAPLITMFFLVTYAMICAAVLIEQSLDLVSFRPRLRIPLWVSFLGLLGSLLAMFIINPTISFVALIVTLGFYAILARRQLDAPFEDVRSGMFVALAEWAAKKVTELPTMQERAWKPNLLVPVETASDLRGSFLTIQDLTHPQGSVKIVGLSPNGTPEVLDRQIETLTDSFRDRGVFASATLIDAGGFADGLRAGMQALRGAFFRPNIVFLRMPDSPDREADYHNVIQEAERESVGVLLYAPHPRAALGQRQTINVWIKDRTPDWRLSMEIGNLDLALLTAYKLSQNWNARMRVVTAVPDPNEQEKAQDFLEKLMDLGRFPNAEAVVGPKPFNEYVPEAPQADLNIFGLQPDPDFDTIRDLVTQTDSTCMFVRDSGRESALA encoded by the coding sequence CGGGCCGCAAGCAGTTCGGTACGTTTGGAGGGGTCTTCACCCCGACGCTCCTCACGATTCTCGGGGTCATCATGTACCTGCGAGAGGGATGGATCATCGGAAATGCAGGGCTGATCGGGGGACTTCTCATCATCACCCTGGGCTTCAGCATTACACTGTGCACGGCGCTCGCCATGTCGTCCATCACCACGAATATTCGGATTGGGGCGGGCGGGGCGTACGCCGTCATTGCACAGTCGCTGGGCCTAGAGGTGGGCGGAAGCGTGGGCATCCCACGGTATCTGTCGCAGGCCCTGGCTGTGACCATGTACATCTTCGGCTTCCGCGAAGGCTGGCTCTACCTCTTCCCCGGCCATCCGGCACTTCTCGTCGACGCCGCCACCTTCGCCGTGCTGTACGGCATTGCATACGTGAGCGCGGACTTCGCCATCCGCGTGCAGTATCTCATCATGGGCGTCATTGTTGCCTCCCTCATATCCATCGGAACGGCAGCCGCAACCGGCTCCATGCAATACGGCCTTGGCGAGATTCAGCTCTGGGGCGACTTTGTCGGCTCTCCGGAAAATGATTTCGGCGGGTCCTCCTTCTGGATCGTCTTTGCCGTCTTCTTCCCTGCGACGACGGGCATTATGGCCGGCGCCAACATGAGTGGCGATCTCAAAGACCCGAAGCGCAGCATCCCGATCGGCACCCTCGCTGCCATCGGGGTATCGTTCGTCATCTACGTGCTCCTGGCCATTTGGCTGGCGCGCTCGGCCACCCCACAGGAGCTGACGAGCAACTACACGGTAATGATGGATAAGGCCTACTGGCCAACCGCCGTTCTCGCCGGTCTGCTGGGGGCGACCTTCTCTTCCGCCCTGGCGTCTATGGTGGGAGCCGGACGGATCTTACAGGCCATGGGCGCCCATCAAGTGGTGCCGGGCTCCGACTGGTTGGCCGAGCTCTCTGAAAACGGAGAACCCCGCCATTCGATGATGGTGACCGGGGCTCTAATCTTTGGCTCGTTGCTGGTGCGCGACCTCAATGCCATCGCCCCACTGATCACAATGTTCTTTCTGGTCACCTACGCGATGATCTGCGCCGCGGTGCTCATTGAACAGAGCCTCGATCTCGTAAGCTTCCGCCCCCGCCTTCGTATTCCGCTCTGGGTTTCTTTTCTCGGCCTGCTGGGCTCGCTGCTGGCCATGTTCATTATCAATCCCACGATTAGCTTCGTCGCGCTGATCGTCACGCTCGGCTTCTACGCGATTCTTGCTCGACGACAGCTCGACGCACCGTTCGAGGACGTCCGCAGCGGCATGTTCGTCGCGCTGGCCGAATGGGCGGCCAAGAAGGTCACGGAACTCCCCACCATGCAGGAGCGCGCCTGGAAGCCCAATCTGCTCGTGCCCGTCGAAACGGCCAGCGACCTCCGCGGCTCGTTCCTCACCATCCAGGACCTTACCCACCCGCAGGGATCGGTTAAAATTGTGGGCCTCAGTCCCAACGGCACGCCCGAGGTACTGGACCGGCAAATTGAAACGCTCACGGACTCCTTCCGCGATCGTGGGGTTTTCGCCTCCGCTACGCTCATCGACGCCGGCGGCTTTGCCGATGGACTCCGGGCGGGGATGCAGGCACTCCGCGGGGCCTTCTTTCGCCCAAACATCGTCTTTCTCCGCATGCCGGACTCGCCGGACCGGGAGGCCGACTACCACAACGTCATTCAGGAGGCCGAGCGAGAAAGTGTCGGCGTGCTTCTGTATGCTCCTCACCCCCGGGCCGCGCTCGGACAACGGCAGACCATCAACGTCTGGATCAAAGACCGCACGCCGGACTGGCGCTTGTCAATGGAGATCGGCAATCTGGACCTAGCCCTCCTCACTGCCTACAAGCTGTCGCAGAACTGGAACGCCCGGATGCGGGTGGTTACAGCCGTCCCCGATCCCAACGAGCAGGAAAAGGCCCAGGATTTCCTGGAGAAGCTGATGGATCTGGGACGGTTCCCAAATGCGGAGGCCGTCGTGGGCCCCAAGCCCTTCAACGAATACGTGCCGGAAGCCCCCCAGGCCGACCTCAACATCTTTGGACTCCAGCCGGACCCGGACTTCGATACGATCCGAGACCTGGTGACCCAAACCGACTCGACGTGCATGTTCGTCCGCGATTCCGGTCGCGAATCGGCATTGGCGTAA